In the Clostridium beijerinckii genome, one interval contains:
- a CDS encoding sigma-54-dependent Fis family transcriptional regulator, whose amino-acid sequence MFLEECFELIIQNVNEALIVIDKKGIILVINKKAEDMFGISSERSLGKYIGEVLPEIQIPKITKAGKAELSQMVFINGKEIISNRIPIIKDERVEGSIEIFTDITDQKKMQNKINLDKDYIDALLTVMDAFNEWFVVINEKGIITSISDDYKEFLGCDNPIGKKVEDIIENTKMGKVLKTGIADIGGIQEIKGNKMIAMRVPIKKDGKVISAVGKVVFKDISDFHALSKKLLDLEKEVEFYKSKIAENKTAKYSVENIIGHSNKIRKVKDLIGKVANTNSNVLINGESGTGKEMIAHSIHNSSKRYLAPFIKINCASIPAELLESELFGYEEGAFTGAKKGGKKGKFELANGGSIFLDEIGDMNINMQAKILRVIQEREIESIGGSGVKSVDVRIITATNKNLEELVKKGEFREDLYYRLNVVKIVSPPLRERKEDIPALANALRIKIAKRLDVYVEGISKDAIECLGNYDWPGNIRELENVIERAINLLDSNIMIKTEHLSKRFTSAKYKRYSDKNEYLKTIVEEVEKEVILECLNRNNWNKNKTAQILGISRAGLYKKIEEFNLKV is encoded by the coding sequence ATGTTTTTAGAAGAATGTTTTGAACTAATAATTCAAAATGTAAATGAAGCTTTAATAGTGATTGATAAAAAAGGAATTATATTAGTTATAAATAAAAAGGCAGAAGACATGTTTGGAATTAGTTCAGAGAGAAGTCTTGGTAAATATATAGGTGAGGTGTTACCTGAAATACAAATACCAAAAATCACAAAAGCAGGAAAAGCTGAATTATCTCAGATGGTTTTTATCAATGGAAAAGAAATTATTTCAAATAGAATTCCTATAATTAAAGATGAAAGAGTAGAAGGTTCAATAGAAATATTTACTGATATTACAGATCAAAAAAAAATGCAGAATAAGATAAACCTAGATAAGGATTATATTGATGCGCTACTTACTGTAATGGATGCTTTTAATGAATGGTTTGTGGTAATAAATGAAAAAGGTATAATTACCAGTATCAGTGATGATTATAAAGAATTTTTAGGTTGCGATAATCCTATAGGAAAAAAAGTAGAGGATATAATAGAAAATACAAAGATGGGGAAGGTCTTAAAAACAGGGATTGCAGATATAGGTGGTATTCAGGAAATAAAAGGTAATAAGATGATTGCTATGCGTGTGCCTATAAAAAAAGATGGAAAGGTTATAAGTGCTGTAGGTAAAGTAGTATTTAAAGATATTAGCGATTTTCATGCTCTAAGTAAAAAGTTGCTCGACTTAGAAAAAGAGGTTGAATTTTACAAAAGCAAAATTGCTGAAAATAAAACGGCGAAGTATTCTGTAGAAAATATTATTGGACATTCTAATAAAATAAGAAAAGTAAAAGATTTAATAGGAAAAGTTGCAAATACAAATTCAAATGTTTTAATAAACGGTGAAAGTGGTACAGGCAAAGAAATGATTGCCCATTCTATTCATAATAGCAGTAAAAGATACTTAGCTCCATTTATAAAGATAAACTGTGCCTCTATTCCAGCAGAATTATTAGAATCAGAATTATTTGGTTATGAAGAAGGAGCTTTTACTGGAGCCAAAAAAGGTGGAAAAAAAGGAAAGTTTGAACTAGCAAATGGTGGGTCAATATTTTTAGATGAGATAGGTGACATGAATATAAACATGCAGGCTAAAATTTTGAGGGTAATTCAGGAAAGGGAGATTGAGAGCATCGGAGGCAGCGGAGTAAAAAGCGTTGATGTTAGAATAATTACTGCGACAAATAAAAATCTTGAGGAGCTTGTTAAAAAGGGGGAGTTTAGAGAGGATCTGTATTACAGGCTAAATGTTGTGAAAATTGTTTCACCTCCTTTAAGAGAGCGGAAGGAAGATATTCCTGCATTGGCAAATGCATTGAGAATTAAAATAGCAAAAAGATTAGATGTATATGTAGAGGGGATATCTAAAGATGCTATAGAGTGTTTAGGCAACTATGATTGGCCGGGTAACATTAGAGAACTTGAAAATGTTATTGAAAGAGCAATTAATTTGTTGGATTCTAATATAATGATAAAAACAGAACATTTGTCTAAAAGATTTACAAGCGCTAAATACAAAAGATATAGTGATAAAAATGAATACTTGAAAACCATAGTTGAAGAGGTTGAAAAGGAAGTTATTCTAGAATGTTTAAATAGAAATAATTGGAATAAAAATAAAACAGCTCAAATATTAGGAATAAGTAGGGCGGGGTTATATAAGAAAATAGAAGAATTTAATTTAAAAGTATAA